Proteins found in one Triticum aestivum cultivar Chinese Spring chromosome 4D, IWGSC CS RefSeq v2.1, whole genome shotgun sequence genomic segment:
- the LOC123099592 gene encoding jasmonate-induced oxygenase 2, with protein sequence MGGLSMDQAFVQAPEHRTKANLADADGIPVVDLSPLAAGDKAGVDALAAEVGRASRDWGFFVVVRHGVPAETVAQALEAQRAFFALPADRKAAVRRDEAAPLGYYESEHTKNVRDWKEVFDIVPREPPPPAAVADGELVFENKWPEDLPGFRQALEEYAEAMEELAFKLLELIARSLGLRPDRLHGFFKDQTTFIRLNHYPPCPSPDLALGVGRHKDAGALTILYQDDVGGLDVRRRSDGEWVRVRPVPDSYVINVGDIIQVWSNDRYESAEHRVSVNSEKERFSMPYFFNPGSDAMVEPLEEMVSDERPARYDAYNWGNFFSTRKNSNFRKLDVENVQIAHFRKDRP encoded by the exons ATGGGCGGACTCTCCATGGACCAGGCCTTCGTGCAGGCACCGGAGCATCGCACGAAGGCGAACCTCGCCGACGCGGACGGCATCCCGGTCGTCGACCTCTCCCCTCTCGCCGCCGGCGACAAGGCCGGCGTGGACGCCCTCGCGGCCGAGGTGGGCAGGGCGAGCCGGGACTGGGGGTTCTTCGTGGTGGTGCGCCACGGCGTGCCGGCGGAGACGGTGGCGCAGGCGCTGGAGGCGCAGAGGGCCTTCTTCGCGCTGCCGGCGGACCGGAAGGCGGCAGTGCGGAGGGACGAGGCGGCGCCGCTGGGGTACTACGAGTCGGAGCACACCAAGAACGTCAGGGACTGGAAGGAGGTGTTCGACATCGTCccccgcgagccgccgccgcctgccgcggtTGCCGACGGCGAGCTCGTGTTCGAGAACAAGTGGCCCGAGGACCTGCCGGGGTTCAG GCAGGCGCTCGAGGAGTACGCGGAGGCGATGGAGGAGCTGGCGTTCAAGCTGCTGGAGCTGATCGCCCGGAGCCTGGGCCTGAGACCGGACCGGCTGCACGGCTTCTTCAAGGACCAGACCACCTTCATCCGGCTGAACCACTACCCGCCCTGCCCCAGCCCCGACCTCGCCCTCGGCGTCGGCCGCCACAAGGACGCCGGCGCGCTCACCATCCTCTACCAGGACGACGTCGGCGGGCTCGACGTCCGGCGCCGGTCCGACGGCGAGTGGGTGCGCGTCAGGCCTGTCCCGGACTCCTACGTCATCAACGTCGGCGACATCATCCAGGTGTGGAGCAACGACAGGTACGAGAGCGCGGAGCACAGGGTGTCGGTGaactcggagaaggagaggttctCCATGCCCTACTTCTTCAACCCCGGGAGCGACGCCATGGTCGAGCCGCTGGAGGAGATGGTGAGCGACGAGAGGCCGGCCAGGTATGACGCCTACAACTGGGGCAACTTCTTCAGCACCAGGAAGAACAGCAACTTCAGGAAGCTCGACGTCGAAAACGTCCAGATCGCACACTTCAGAAAGGACCGACCTTAA